One window of the Geotrypetes seraphini chromosome 19, aGeoSer1.1, whole genome shotgun sequence genome contains the following:
- the POLR2L gene encoding DNA-directed RNA polymerases I, II, and III subunit RPABC5, with amino-acid sequence MIIPVRCFTCGKIVGNKWEAYLGLLQAEYTEGDALDALGLKRYCCRRMLLAHVDLIEKLLNYAPLEK; translated from the exons ATGATTATCCCAGTTCGGTGTTTCACATGTGGCAAAATTGTTGGAAATAAATGGGAGGCTTATCTTGGTCTTCTGCAGGCAGAATATACAGAAGG TGACGCTCTTGATGCCCTGGGTTTGAAGAGATACTGCTGCCGTCGTATGCTTCTGGCACATGTGGATCTGATTGAGAAGCTCTTGAATTATGCCCCGCTGGAGAAATAA